In the Sandaracinus amylolyticus genome, GGCGATCTCCCCGGGCTCGTGCTCGCGGCCGCGCACATCGACGCGCGCCAGCCCGAGCGCGCGGTCGCGATGCTGCGCAGCCTGCGCGGCGCGCGCCTCTCGACCCACGCGCACCTCACGATCGGCGCCGCGCTCTTCTACGCCGAGCAGTACGAGCCCGCGCTCGCGGTGAGCGAGCTCGGATGGAACCGATTCCACGATCCGACGCACGCCTACAACGCAGCGTGCTCGTGCGCGAGGCTCGGACGCGTCGACGCCGGCCTCGACTGGATCGGACACGCGGTGAGATCGGGCTTCGACGACGTCGTGAAGCTCGAGAGCGACGACGATCTCGCGCCGCTCCGCGACGATCCGCGCTGGCGCGAGGTCGTTTCCGCGCGATCTCCGAAGCGCTGAGCGTCGATCACGGCGCGAGATCGCGCGTTTTCTCGGCAGATTCACGCGATCTCGCGGCGGTGGTGGATCGATGGGCGGCCGGTGGTGCAGTGACCACCGCCGCGGTGGTGCCGAGACCACCGCCGCGGTGGTGCCTCGATGGGCGCGCGGTGGTGCGGTGATGCCCTCGCGGTGGTGGACCGAAGGCTGACCGCCCGTTCGATCACCACCTCGATCCCATCGACCCACCAGCGCTCGCTCGTCCGAGCACGTCGCACGAGAGCCTCGAGCCAAGCTTCGCTCCTCGTCCGCTCCAGTCGGCCCCCAGCCGCGCGAAGCGCGCTGCCGGTCCGCGGCGTGCTCGATCCCGCGCGACGCGCGGGACCGAGCCGCCGCTGCATTCACCACCACCGAGGCGGGTGAGACCCATGCAGGCCGAAGCGCTACCAGCAGGGCGGGTGGCATGGTGCCGGAGCGCTTCCGCAGCGACCCATCCAGCCGCCGACCACAGCCCCGAACGGTTCGAGGCGGAGCGCGAACGCGCCCCGCCTCGAACGACCCCGCCTTCCAGCCATCTCACCCGCACCGCGAGCCGGTCGCGAGGACTAGCGACGGCACCATGCCACCCGCCCCCGCCGAGACCGTCTCGTCTCGAGATCAGGAGAGATCAGTCCCCGAGCTTCTTCAGCTTGACCATCCCGACGAGGGCCCGCGCCATGTTCCCGCTGAGCAGGCCGTGGAACACCTCGCGCATCGCGGGGTACTTGCGGCCGTAGGGGAACCAGAACGGCTCCGCCTTGCTCCACCCGCGGTCGATCATGATCGCCTTCTGGTGCGTGAACGTCAGCAGCCCCTCGGGCCCGTGGTAGCGCCCGAAGCCGCTCGACTTCACGCCGCCGAACGGCAGCGCGGGGTTGCCCACCGACACGATCACGTCGTTGACCGTCACCTGCCCGCACTCCATGCGCGACGCGATGGCGAGGCCCTTGTCGACGTTCTTCGTCCACACGCTGCCGACCAGGCCGTACTGGTGCTCGTTCGCCATGCGCACCGCCTCGTCGACGTCGCGCACCTTCACCACCGGCAGCACCGGGCCGAACGTCTCGTCGGAGTAGATCTCCATCTCCGGCCGCACGTCGGTGAGCACCGTCGGCGCGTAGAACTGCCCGGGGCGCGGCAGCCGCTCGCCGCCGAAGAGCACCTTCGCGCCCTTCGCGATCGCGTCCTTCACGTGGCGCTCGACGGTCTCGATCTGCTTCGGGAACGTCATCGGGCCCATGTCGGCGTGCTCGTCGGGCCCGCCGACCTTCACCTTCGCGACCTCGCGGCGCAGCAGCTCGACGAAGCGATCGTGCACCGGCGCCTCGACCAGGATGCGCTCGATCGAGACGCACATCTGGCCGCAGTTCACCAAGCCGCCCCAGACCGCGGCCTTCGCCGCGCGCTCGAGGTTCGCGTCGGCGCAGACGATCATCGCGTCCTTGCCGCCGAGCTCGAGCTCCACCGGGATCGGCTTCTTCGACGCGGCCTGCATCACCTTGCGCCCGGTCGCGACCGAGCCGGTGAAGAAGATCTTGTCGACCTCGGCCTCGACCAGCGCCGCGCCGGTCGTGCCGTCGCCCTGGATCACCTCGACCACGCCGCTGGGGATCCCGATGCGACGGAAGATCTCCGCGATGATCTCCCCGGTGATCGGCGTCACCTCGCTCGGCTTGAGCACCACCGTGTTGCCCGCGATCAGCGCGGACACGACGGGCACCATCGCGAGCTGGAAGGGGAAGTTCCACGGCGAGATGATCCCCACCACGCCGACCGGGAAGTGCTCGACGTAGCTGGTCTTGCCGGGGAAGAGGATCGGGGTCGGGACCTTCTTGCGCGCGAGGATCTTCGGCGCGTGCTTCCGGTAGTAGTCGATGTAGAGCGGCACGCTCATCAGCTCGGTGAGCAGCGAGTCGACGAGCGGCTTGCCGGTGTCCTCCGAGATGCGGCGCGCGTACTCCTCGCCGTGCGTGCGCACGACCTCCTTGATGCGATCGAGGATGGCGAGCCGCGCCTCGACGCTCGTCTCGCGCCAGCTCGCGAAGGCCGCGCGTGCCCGCGCGACGGCGGAGATCACGCCCTCGCGCGATGTGATCGGGAACTCGCCGAGGCGCTCGCCCGTGACCGGGCTGCGCTTCTCGATGATGCCGCCCTCGTAAGCGCCCACCGACTGCCCGTGCCCGTTGACGTGACTGCCGTTCGCGTGTCCGTTGGTGCGCGTCTGCTCCATGGCGCGGCTTCCTCCGACGAGAAGATGAATCTCGGCTCAGCTGGAAGCGCCATGATGCCCTCGTGAGTGGGGCATAGCCAATCCCCGCATTGTGGTCGCGCCGCGGGGTGCCCACGTCGACCGCGATGGCGCGCAAGTCCGACCCCGAGCGCCCGCTGCGCCTGCCGATCAAGCTCGGCCCGTGCTCGAACGGCGAGTACACGCCGCGGCCACGATCGCCGGTGATCGCACGGGCGCAGCGCCTGGCGCACGAGCTCGCGGAGCGGGGCGCGCGCCGGCTCGGGCTCTCGCGCCGTGCCTTCCTCGAGTCGAGCTGCGGCGCGGCGGCGGTGCTCGTCGCGCTGAACCAGGCCAGCGGATGTGGCGGCGGCCACTACGCGGTGGCGCCCGAGGCGACCGAGGATCGCGCGCTCGCCGACGCGACGATGCAGGGCGACGAGCTGATCTTCGACGTGCAGACGCACCACGTCGACACCGACCGCGCGTGGTACGCGTCGGACGAGCCGAACATCGGTGGGTTCCTCGAGCGCGCCGCGGGCGCGTGGTGCGACGAGCCGAGCTGGGTGCAGTGCTACTCGCGCGATCGCTACGTGCGCGAGGTCTTCCTGCGCAGCGACACCGACCTCGCGGTGCTGAGCGCGCTCTTCGGCGACGAGGAGATCAACGCCAACACGATCGAGGGCCTCGCCGAGACGCGCGAGCGCCTCGATCGGTTGGGGCGCCGGCTGCGCATCCACGGGATCGTGCTGCCCGAGTCGCACGAGCCCGCGCGCACCGCCGAGCGCATGCAGGCGCTCGCCGAGCGATGGCGGGTGAGCGCCTGGAAGCTCTATCCGGTGTGGGGCCCGGCGCGGAGCGGGTGGTGGCTCGACGGCGACGACGGCATGCGCGTCATCCGTCGCGGGCTCGAGCTCGGGGTGCCGCTCTTCGCGGTGCACAAGGGGCTGCCCCTCGGCGGGCAGGATCCCCGGTACGCGAAGCCGCGCGACGTGGGCCCGGTGGCGCGCGCGTTCCCCGACGCGACGTTCCTCGTCTACCACTCGGCGTACGAGTCCTCGCTCACCGAGGGCCCCCACGATCCCCGCGCCGAGCGCGGCGTCGACGCGCTGATCAACACGCTGCGCGAGCACGGCGTCGGGCGCGACGGGAACGTCTACGCCGAGCTCGGCAGCGCGTGGCGCGAGGTGATGGGGCGTCCCGACGAGGCCGCGCACCTGATCCGCAAGCTGCTCGTGCACCTCGGCGAGGACCGGATCCTGTGGGGCACCGACGCGATCTGGTTCGGCTCGCCGCAGGATCAGATCCAGGCGTTCCGCACGTTCGAGATCTCGCCCGCGCTGCAGGAGCGCCACGGGTATCCCGCGCTCACCCCCGCGATCAAGGCGAAGATCTTCGGGCTCAACGCGGCGCGTGTGTACGGCGTCGACCTCGCGGAGCTGCGCGCGGCGCACGACGACGAGCTCGCTCGGGCGCGCGAGGAGCACCGCGCGCGGAGCGGACCGAGCTTCGCGACGTACGGCCCGCGCACCCGGCGCGAGCTGCTCGCGCTCACCCGCACCCGCGGCGGCATGCCCGACTGATGGATCGCCCGCGTTGACGAGCAGGTCGCGTCCATGCGAGCACGCGCCGCATGGCGATCGACTTCGT is a window encoding:
- a CDS encoding aldehyde dehydrogenase family protein, which gives rise to MEQTRTNGHANGSHVNGHGQSVGAYEGGIIEKRSPVTGERLGEFPITSREGVISAVARARAAFASWRETSVEARLAILDRIKEVVRTHGEEYARRISEDTGKPLVDSLLTELMSVPLYIDYYRKHAPKILARKKVPTPILFPGKTSYVEHFPVGVVGIISPWNFPFQLAMVPVVSALIAGNTVVLKPSEVTPITGEIIAEIFRRIGIPSGVVEVIQGDGTTGAALVEAEVDKIFFTGSVATGRKVMQAASKKPIPVELELGGKDAMIVCADANLERAAKAAVWGGLVNCGQMCVSIERILVEAPVHDRFVELLRREVAKVKVGGPDEHADMGPMTFPKQIETVERHVKDAIAKGAKVLFGGERLPRPGQFYAPTVLTDVRPEMEIYSDETFGPVLPVVKVRDVDEAVRMANEHQYGLVGSVWTKNVDKGLAIASRMECGQVTVNDVIVSVGNPALPFGGVKSSGFGRYHGPEGLLTFTHQKAIMIDRGWSKAEPFWFPYGRKYPAMREVFHGLLSGNMARALVGMVKLKKLGD
- a CDS encoding amidohydrolase family protein, translated to MARKSDPERPLRLPIKLGPCSNGEYTPRPRSPVIARAQRLAHELAERGARRLGLSRRAFLESSCGAAAVLVALNQASGCGGGHYAVAPEATEDRALADATMQGDELIFDVQTHHVDTDRAWYASDEPNIGGFLERAAGAWCDEPSWVQCYSRDRYVREVFLRSDTDLAVLSALFGDEEINANTIEGLAETRERLDRLGRRLRIHGIVLPESHEPARTAERMQALAERWRVSAWKLYPVWGPARSGWWLDGDDGMRVIRRGLELGVPLFAVHKGLPLGGQDPRYAKPRDVGPVARAFPDATFLVYHSAYESSLTEGPHDPRAERGVDALINTLREHGVGRDGNVYAELGSAWREVMGRPDEAAHLIRKLLVHLGEDRILWGTDAIWFGSPQDQIQAFRTFEISPALQERHGYPALTPAIKAKIFGLNAARVYGVDLAELRAAHDDELARAREEHRARSGPSFATYGPRTRRELLALTRTRGGMPD